One Nostoc punctiforme PCC 73102 DNA window includes the following coding sequences:
- the ruvC gene encoding crossover junction endodeoxyribonuclease RuvC, whose product MEKRILGLDPGLATLGFGVITCTQIANKVPETTVNMLDFGVIKTSADVEMGLRLCTLFDDLHTVMEEFQPDLVAIEKLFFYRMSSTILVAQARGVLILVLGQRRLPYVEFTPAQIKQALTGYGNADKLDVQEAVARELDLDEIPKPDDAADALAVALTASYQL is encoded by the coding sequence ATGGAAAAACGAATTTTAGGATTAGATCCAGGACTGGCAACTTTAGGGTTTGGGGTAATTACCTGCACACAAATTGCCAACAAGGTGCCAGAAACTACAGTCAATATGCTGGATTTCGGGGTAATTAAAACGTCAGCAGATGTAGAAATGGGACTGAGGCTATGTACGTTGTTTGATGATTTACACACTGTGATGGAGGAATTTCAACCAGATTTAGTTGCGATCGAGAAACTATTCTTCTATCGGATGTCAAGTACAATTTTGGTTGCACAGGCGCGGGGTGTATTAATTTTGGTGTTGGGCCAGCGTCGTCTTCCTTATGTAGAGTTTACTCCGGCTCAAATTAAACAAGCTTTAACGGGATATGGCAATGCAGATAAGTTAGATGTGCAAGAGGCGGTAGCACGGGAGTTAGATTTAGATGAAATTCCCAAGCCAGATGATGCTGCTGATGCTTTGGCAGTGGCTTTAACGGCTTCTTATCAGCTGTAA
- a CDS encoding gluconeogenesis factor YvcK family protein has translation MSIGFLRQALNALQKQSRSRTSYRVNQWFKWLSPGLSVKRWLLISIGGVLLASLGLAIWIKLTPIFWMIELFRGFLGVITNILPNYISGPLVLLGGLLLVLWGQTRTVGSITKVLRAEGGEELIDVLLAHHRLYRGPKIVVIGGGTGLSTLLRGLKTYSANITAIVTVADDGGSSGRLRQEFGVLPPGDIRNCLAALADEEKLLTELFQYRFRAGDGLTGHSFGNLFLTAMSDITGDLEQAVAASSKVLAVRGQVLPATLSDVRLWAELTDGRRIEGESSIPKAGGKIVKIGCIPDNPPAVPAAIKAIKEADYIIIGPGSLYTSLIPNLLVPEIADAIAQTDAPRIYICNIMTQPGETEGYTVADHIRAIDAACGERRLFDAVLIHKKSPSEQSLIRYAEQNSHPVFLDREAVTLLGRRIVAANVLYEDETGFVRHNPQKLAQVLLRWYGRGHYGKRRNITS, from the coding sequence ATGTCAATTGGTTTTCTCAGACAAGCCCTCAACGCCCTGCAAAAGCAGTCGCGTTCTCGAACTTCCTACCGGGTTAACCAGTGGTTCAAATGGTTATCGCCTGGACTATCGGTAAAACGTTGGTTGTTGATAAGTATTGGGGGTGTACTGCTGGCGAGTTTGGGGTTAGCTATTTGGATCAAGCTGACCCCAATTTTTTGGATGATTGAGTTGTTTAGAGGTTTCCTTGGAGTAATCACCAACATCTTACCCAACTATATCAGTGGGCCTTTGGTGCTGCTTGGGGGATTGCTGTTAGTGCTTTGGGGACAAACTCGTACTGTCGGCTCAATTACTAAGGTACTAAGGGCAGAAGGCGGAGAAGAACTCATCGATGTCTTGCTGGCACATCATCGACTGTACCGAGGCCCGAAAATAGTTGTAATTGGTGGTGGTACGGGGCTTTCTACGTTGTTGAGGGGACTAAAAACCTACAGCGCTAATATTACTGCTATTGTCACTGTCGCCGATGATGGTGGATCTTCTGGGCGGTTGCGTCAAGAATTTGGAGTGTTACCACCAGGGGATATTCGCAATTGTTTGGCTGCACTAGCAGATGAAGAAAAGTTATTAACAGAATTGTTTCAATACCGTTTTCGAGCTGGAGATGGGTTAACGGGTCACAGTTTTGGCAATTTGTTTTTAACGGCAATGAGTGATATTACTGGAGATTTAGAACAAGCGGTTGCAGCCAGTTCTAAGGTGCTAGCGGTACGAGGACAAGTACTACCGGCAACTCTCAGTGATGTTCGCCTCTGGGCTGAATTAACCGATGGTCGCCGCATTGAGGGGGAGTCTAGCATTCCCAAAGCTGGAGGGAAAATTGTCAAAATTGGCTGTATTCCTGATAATCCTCCGGCAGTGCCAGCAGCGATTAAAGCAATTAAAGAAGCTGATTACATCATTATTGGGCCAGGTAGTCTTTATACAAGTCTCATTCCTAATTTATTAGTACCAGAAATTGCCGATGCGATCGCTCAAACAGATGCCCCCCGTATTTATATCTGCAATATCATGACTCAGCCGGGAGAAACTGAAGGCTACACTGTTGCAGATCACATTAGAGCTATTGATGCTGCTTGTGGGGAAAGACGGCTATTTGATGCTGTGCTAATCCACAAAAAATCTCCCTCAGAGCAATCACTCATCCGCTACGCCGAACAAAACTCCCATCCCGTTTTCCTAGATAGAGAAGCCGTAACTCTGCTAGGGCGAAGGATTGTTGCAGCTAATGTTTTATATGAAGATGAAACGGGTTTTGTCCGTCACAATCCGCAGAAACTAGCACAAGTATTGTTGCGGTGGTACGGTAGAGGTCATTATGGAAAAAGGAGAAATATCACGTCTTGA
- the tsaE gene encoding tRNA (adenosine(37)-N6)-threonylcarbamoyltransferase complex ATPase subunit type 1 TsaE has product MKIFLADTEATLHLGITLGESLTAGSAILLKGDLGAGKTTLVQGIGKGLGIAESIVSPTFTLINEYTEGRLPLYHLDLYRLEPQEVAALNLESYWEGIEVIPGIVAVEWAERLPYKPDSYLSVNLTYGNGGTRQAELIPFNCALSETIAAL; this is encoded by the coding sequence ATGAAAATTTTTCTTGCAGATACAGAGGCGACGCTACACTTAGGTATTACTCTCGGCGAATCCCTAACTGCGGGCAGTGCAATTTTACTAAAAGGTGATTTAGGCGCGGGTAAAACTACCTTAGTTCAAGGTATTGGTAAGGGTTTGGGAATCGCTGAATCTATTGTCAGTCCCACTTTCACCCTGATTAATGAGTACACAGAAGGACGGCTCCCCCTTTACCACTTAGATTTATATCGCTTAGAACCACAAGAAGTTGCAGCCCTAAATTTAGAAAGTTATTGGGAAGGTATTGAGGTCATACCAGGAATTGTGGCAGTTGAATGGGCGGAACGATTGCCCTACAAACCAGATAGTTATCTAAGTGTGAATTTGACTTATGGGAATGGGGGTACTCGTCAAGCCGAACTCATACCATTCAATTGTGCCCTTAGCGAAACCATTGCTGCTCTCTAG